A single region of the Terriglobia bacterium genome encodes:
- a CDS encoding type II toxin-antitoxin system RelE/ParE family toxin has protein sequence MIRRFRNDGTEDVFNGRNTKVARQVCPRQLWGVAARKLDQLDSAETIEDLRVPAGNRLEVLSGDRRGQHSIRVNERYRICFRWSDDGPTEVEIVDYH, from the coding sequence ATGATTCGGCGGTTTCGCAACGACGGAACGGAGGATGTATTCAACGGGCGGAACACGAAAGTGGCGCGTCAGGTGTGCCCGCGACAGCTATGGGGCGTTGCGGCGCGAAAACTCGATCAGCTTGACTCGGCGGAAACGATCGAGGACCTTCGCGTTCCAGCGGGGAATCGACTCGAGGTTCTCTCAGGTGACCGGCGAGGGCAACACAGCATCCGCGTGAATGAGCGCTACCGAATCTGTTTCCGTTGGTCTGATGACGGTCCGACGGAGGTCGAGATAGTGGATTATCACTAG
- a CDS encoding HigA family addiction module antidote protein produces MIRVPTHREPTHPGEMLLREFLEPLRLSQQDLARRIGVPYQRVNELVNQRRGVTPSTALRLAQFFGNSPAFWLNLQLRWDLYHAQTEEADALRKIRPMGAGGRSDSESSRPTNHSPQRTVRCTARP; encoded by the coding sequence ATGATACGGGTGCCAACTCATCGCGAACCAACTCACCCTGGTGAGATGCTTTTAAGGGAGTTTCTGGAACCCCTGCGTCTGTCACAGCAGGATCTTGCTCGGAGGATAGGGGTTCCCTACCAGCGAGTAAACGAACTTGTCAACCAGCGTCGTGGCGTCACGCCGAGCACTGCGCTTCGATTGGCCCAATTCTTCGGCAACTCTCCGGCTTTTTGGTTGAACCTCCAGCTTCGGTGGGATCTTTATCATGCTCAGACGGAAGAGGCGGATGCACTCAGAAAGATTCGTCCGATGGGGGCCGGGGGCAGATCCGACTCTGAAAGCAGCAGGCCTACTAACCATTCGCCCCAGCGGACGGTCCGCTGCACGGCCCGCCCCTGA
- a CDS encoding toll/interleukin-1 receptor domain-containing protein has translation MNDSEKPKGSADADVLPASSTPLVFISHDGRDADLAEAFSKLLKSVSAGMIKTFRSSDKKGTEGIDFGDEWYKRLMAKLQSTSDVVCLFTERSLDRPWILFEAGVAKGKVTTPVVGLALGVPLTRVASGPFYNFHNMDDSEGDLTKLVHQLARRIPNLELDADVVQTQVEAFKATEATILKSLAATGGKKAEDAADESPVAKLAEEMKALPSRVAERLAEVGDPFRRRRMRRFHPMMFEELMHMSGEPGDPVAILMAASIVRDELPWLYELAMEVYRAVKSGNTEAIEAEMARLGHFSEIMMHGPFMHQMGFGDKGSHMFAMEFPRMECTGVECTGVGPS, from the coding sequence ATGAACGATTCGGAGAAGCCGAAGGGTTCTGCAGACGCTGACGTACTTCCTGCCAGTTCGACCCCGTTGGTGTTCATAAGCCACGATGGTCGCGACGCCGACTTGGCGGAAGCCTTCAGCAAGCTACTCAAGAGCGTCAGCGCGGGCATGATCAAGACGTTTCGTTCGTCTGACAAAAAGGGTACGGAAGGCATCGATTTCGGCGACGAGTGGTACAAACGGCTTATGGCAAAACTGCAGTCAACATCGGATGTGGTTTGTCTCTTCACCGAACGCAGCCTCGATAGACCGTGGATTCTGTTTGAGGCCGGAGTGGCAAAAGGGAAAGTGACTACTCCGGTCGTCGGTTTGGCGCTGGGGGTGCCTCTGACCCGTGTCGCGTCCGGGCCCTTCTACAACTTTCACAACATGGACGACAGCGAGGGAGATCTGACGAAGCTCGTGCATCAGCTCGCGAGGCGGATCCCCAACCTGGAGCTCGACGCCGATGTTGTGCAGACTCAGGTAGAGGCTTTCAAGGCCACCGAAGCCACAATCCTAAAGTCACTGGCAGCGACTGGTGGCAAGAAAGCGGAGGATGCTGCGGACGAGAGCCCGGTCGCCAAGCTGGCAGAAGAGATGAAGGCATTGCCTTCACGCGTCGCGGAACGCTTGGCCGAGGTTGGCGATCCCTTTCGCCGCCGCAGAATGCGTCGATTTCATCCAATGATGTTCGAAGAACTGATGCACATGTCAGGCGAGCCAGGTGATCCGGTCGCGATTCTGATGGCCGCCAGTATCGTCCGCGACGAGTTGCCCTGGCTCTATGAGTTGGCAATGGAAGTGTACCGGGCCGTCAAGTCTGGAAACACGGAGGCCATAGAGGCTGAAATGGCGCGCCTTGGCCATTTCTCAGAAATCATGATGCATGGCCCTTTCATGCACCAAAT